In Synechococcus sp. PCC 6312, one genomic interval encodes:
- a CDS encoding alpha/beta hydrolase, with protein MAQKWLIGEFSGWRLLKSILFVYVTVAIYLFFRADQMIFQPQGPSYEITPEFIQIPITDQEFITALYLPNPQAKWTIFYSHGNAEDLGDIRPFLNQLRDWGFNIFAYDYRGYGQSSGVPGEANAYTDALVAYTYLTQTLKIPPNQIILYGRSLGGGVATHLATEVEAAALVLESTFTSAFQVASPIPIFPFDKFTNITKLGHIQIPVLIIHGEADEVIPFAHGQALYEGANAPKFHLWVSGGSHNNISLIAREQLHQALQALRTSLEESSSTSIPKGLKGKVRP; from the coding sequence ATGGCCCAAAAATGGTTGATTGGAGAATTCAGTGGGTGGCGACTCCTCAAGTCAATTCTCTTTGTCTATGTGACTGTAGCCATTTATCTTTTCTTTCGGGCAGATCAGATGATCTTTCAGCCCCAGGGCCCCAGTTATGAAATCACCCCTGAATTTATCCAAATACCGATTACAGACCAAGAGTTTATTACCGCCCTCTATTTACCCAATCCCCAGGCCAAGTGGACTATTTTTTACAGTCACGGTAATGCTGAAGACCTCGGCGATATCCGCCCCTTTTTAAACCAACTGCGGGACTGGGGATTTAACATTTTTGCCTATGATTATCGGGGCTATGGTCAAAGCTCTGGCGTTCCTGGAGAAGCGAATGCCTATACCGATGCCCTAGTGGCTTATACCTACCTAACCCAAACCCTGAAGATTCCGCCAAATCAGATCATTCTCTATGGCCGATCCCTTGGAGGTGGTGTGGCCACTCATCTCGCGACAGAAGTAGAGGCAGCGGCTTTGGTTTTAGAAAGTACCTTTACTTCTGCCTTTCAGGTTGCCTCACCCATCCCAATCTTTCCCTTTGATAAATTTACCAATATCACCAAACTCGGGCACATCCAGATACCGGTTTTGATCATTCACGGTGAGGCGGATGAAGTCATCCCTTTTGCCCACGGACAAGCTCTCTACGAAGGGGCCAACGCGCCCAAATTTCACCTTTGGGTTTCCGGTGGTAGTCATAACAACATTTCCCTAATTGCCAGGGAGCAACTGCACCAGGCCCTACAAGCCCTGAGAACAAGCCTAGAGGAATCCTCCAGCACCTCAATCCCCAAGGGCCTTAAAGGAAAAGTAAGGCCGTAG